The Stenotrophomonas maltophilia genome includes a region encoding these proteins:
- a CDS encoding DAPG hydrolase family protein: protein MDTAVNARAWLDHHDLLDPAPMHLETVIQRREDGTLLVAVRTDLHGCKGRMLDWWFTFFETTQHIRWWHPVDHVEHRGWDAAWQRGRSYHGASIHAVESLADIPPVAARLKFHDPRTLLVPERLQAAQDAGDVSAVIAARIGFGDQVRLDANADPCDGQMLHVARDTPFGCVLRSRFVLGLDSTDPHRDAGDAVGLGLLKHCYTEFSFLSRLLPSLYYGERANGEAVPLPW from the coding sequence ATGGATACCGCTGTGAACGCCCGCGCCTGGCTGGACCACCACGATCTGCTTGACCCGGCACCGATGCACCTGGAGACCGTCATCCAGCGCCGCGAAGACGGCACCCTGCTGGTGGCGGTGCGCACCGATCTGCACGGCTGCAAGGGCCGCATGCTCGACTGGTGGTTCACCTTCTTCGAGACCACCCAGCACATCCGCTGGTGGCATCCGGTCGATCATGTCGAGCATCGCGGCTGGGACGCGGCCTGGCAGCGCGGGCGCAGCTACCACGGCGCCAGCATCCATGCCGTGGAATCACTGGCCGACATTCCGCCGGTGGCGGCGCGCCTGAAGTTCCATGACCCGCGCACGTTGCTGGTGCCCGAGCGCCTGCAGGCGGCACAGGATGCAGGCGATGTATCGGCGGTGATCGCCGCGCGAATCGGCTTCGGCGACCAGGTCCGTCTGGATGCAAACGCTGACCCCTGCGACGGGCAGATGCTGCACGTCGCACGCGATACGCCGTTTGGCTGTGTGCTGCGCAGCCGCTTCGTGCTCGGCCTGGACAGCACCGATCCGCACCGCGATGCCGGCGATGCGGTCGGGCTGGGCCTGCTCAAGCACTGCTACACGGAGTTCAGCTTCCTCTCGCGCCTGCTGCCGTCGCTGTACTACGGCGAGCGCGCCAACGGCGAAGCGGTGCCGTTGCCGTGGTGA
- a CDS encoding TetR/AcrR family transcriptional regulator, producing the protein MGAMNSTTVPEPTSPTRRRGRPARPEAEVRHAVLQATLELLLAQGYEATTIEAVAAHAGVAKKTVYRHASNREELVGLAVREWTDGFAPQLQRDARNAQEVVPLLQDILHAVCAQALSAQAVQVFRLLATDFPGKDALLQAYLDNGIERGRALLADWLARQQQRGLLREGDPVRMARLLLAMAVAEPLRERVIGVVAEDAPVDVHLRDCVAFLAPVLQAP; encoded by the coding sequence ATGGGCGCAATGAACAGCACCACCGTGCCCGAGCCCACATCACCGACCCGCCGCCGCGGCCGCCCTGCGCGGCCGGAAGCCGAAGTCCGCCACGCCGTGCTGCAGGCCACGCTGGAACTGCTGCTGGCGCAGGGCTACGAGGCCACCACCATCGAAGCGGTGGCGGCGCACGCCGGGGTGGCGAAGAAGACCGTCTACCGCCACGCCAGCAACCGCGAGGAACTGGTTGGGTTGGCGGTGCGTGAGTGGACCGACGGCTTCGCGCCACAACTGCAGCGCGATGCGCGCAATGCCCAAGAGGTCGTGCCGTTGCTGCAGGACATCCTGCACGCGGTGTGCGCGCAGGCGCTGTCGGCGCAGGCGGTGCAGGTATTCCGCCTGCTGGCCACCGACTTTCCCGGCAAGGACGCGCTGCTGCAGGCCTATCTGGACAACGGCATCGAACGCGGCCGTGCGCTGCTGGCCGACTGGCTGGCGCGCCAGCAACAGCGTGGGCTGCTGCGCGAGGGTGATCCTGTTCGCATGGCGCGATTGCTGCTGGCGATGGCCGTGGCCGAGCCGCTGCGCGAACGCGTGATCGGTGTGGTGGCCGAGGATGCGCCGGTGGACGTGCACCTGCGCGACTGCGTGGCGTTCTTGGCGCCGGTGTTGCAGGCGCCGTAA
- a CDS encoding alkene reductase: MTAALFRPFDLAGTSLRNRIAMAPMTRARNPGAVANELTAQYYRQRASAGLIISEGTPVSPQGQGYIDVPGIWSAEQVAGWKRVTEAVHAAQGTIFAQLWHVGRMSHSSLQPDGGQPVSAGTRPVASAPKNTSFVYLDDGSRGHADPTPARALETAEIPGIVDDFVRGADNAIAAGFDGIELHAANGYLFEQFLNPLINQRDDRYGGSLPNRARLILETVDAMAQCIGAHRIGVRLAPNNLTFDMPFYPDNEATYLYLAEELGKRGLAYVHLNDNLQAGQSVLGEAFLRQFRQAYGGTVILAGGMTRERALQLVEAGTIDLAAFGQPFIANPDLVERLQRNIALATPDRSTYYGGGEAGYLDYPAAG, translated from the coding sequence ATGACCGCCGCCCTGTTCCGCCCCTTCGACCTTGCAGGCACTTCCCTGCGCAACCGCATCGCGATGGCGCCGATGACCCGTGCCCGCAACCCCGGAGCGGTCGCCAACGAACTCACCGCGCAGTACTACCGGCAGCGCGCCAGCGCCGGCCTGATCATCAGCGAAGGCACGCCTGTCTCGCCGCAGGGCCAGGGCTACATCGACGTGCCGGGCATCTGGTCGGCCGAGCAGGTGGCCGGGTGGAAGCGTGTCACCGAGGCGGTGCATGCCGCACAGGGCACGATCTTCGCCCAGCTCTGGCACGTCGGCCGCATGTCGCATTCCTCGCTGCAGCCCGACGGTGGGCAACCGGTCAGCGCCGGTACCCGCCCGGTGGCCAGCGCACCGAAGAACACCTCGTTCGTGTACCTGGACGATGGCAGCCGCGGCCACGCCGATCCCACTCCGGCACGTGCACTGGAGACTGCGGAGATCCCCGGTATCGTCGACGACTTCGTGCGCGGGGCAGACAACGCCATTGCGGCCGGCTTCGACGGCATCGAACTGCATGCGGCCAACGGTTACCTGTTCGAGCAGTTCCTCAACCCGCTCATCAACCAGCGTGATGATCGCTACGGCGGCTCGCTGCCCAATCGTGCGCGCTTGATCCTGGAGACCGTCGATGCGATGGCGCAGTGTATCGGTGCGCATCGCATCGGCGTGCGCCTGGCACCGAACAACCTCACCTTCGACATGCCGTTCTATCCCGACAATGAAGCCACCTATCTGTACCTGGCCGAGGAACTGGGCAAGCGTGGGCTGGCCTACGTGCACCTCAACGACAACCTGCAGGCGGGCCAGTCGGTGCTGGGCGAGGCGTTCCTGCGGCAGTTCAGGCAGGCCTACGGTGGCACCGTCATCCTGGCAGGTGGCATGACCCGCGAACGCGCCCTGCAGCTGGTCGAAGCGGGCACCATTGACCTGGCCGCGTTCGGCCAGCCGTTCATCGCCAACCCGGATCTGGTCGAACGCCTGCAGCGCAACATCGCGTTGGCCACGCCCGACCGCAGCACCTATTACGGGGGCGGCGAAGCAGGCTACCTCGACTACCCGGCCGCGGGCTGA
- a CDS encoding YqcC family protein — protein sequence MGWFDALRRPRAEDPRAALVAPIEQALRALGWVDGEVGPPRAVTSAFGSDDGMPFEQWLAQVFLPRLHEARADGQWPPRSDVAVAAYRNLDGQPGVESLLRLLAQLDERINQGIHAGRGYADQGRHLPEARVR from the coding sequence ATGGGCTGGTTCGATGCCCTGCGCCGGCCGCGTGCGGAAGACCCGCGCGCGGCCCTGGTGGCGCCGATCGAGCAGGCGTTGCGTGCACTGGGCTGGGTCGACGGCGAGGTGGGACCACCGCGTGCGGTGACTTCGGCCTTCGGCAGCGACGATGGCATGCCGTTCGAGCAGTGGCTTGCGCAGGTATTCCTGCCGCGCCTGCACGAAGCCCGCGCCGACGGCCAGTGGCCACCACGCAGCGACGTGGCGGTGGCGGCGTATCGCAACCTGGACGGCCAGCCTGGCGTCGAATCATTGCTGCGCCTGCTGGCACAGCTGGATGAACGGATCAACCAAGGCATCCACGCCGGGCGTGGATATGCCGACCAAGGTCGGCATCTACCAGAAGCACGCGTGCGCTGA
- a CDS encoding LysR family transcriptional regulator, whose translation MLPLESLNGLVTFVTTARSGSFTEAADALGISRSAVGKAIARLEARLGVRLFHRTTRRIALTTDGEAYYASCAAALEEISAAEACLGSAGLPSGRLRIDMPSSFGRLVVLPVLLRLCRQYPDLQLTMTFTDHFVDPVEEGIDLLIRFGGLHQAEHLVARRLGRQRLVTCASPEYLQAHGVPRTVEELAQHRSIVGFRHGQPVWWRIGSEEDEGTFIPNAPYQLNDGDAVIEAAIAGLGICQMPVSLVRRHLDSGALRSVLDAHMQRHIDIHALWPPTRHLRPKVRYVVDELTRLAGEGLFD comes from the coding sequence ATGCTGCCGCTGGAATCGTTGAATGGCCTGGTCACGTTCGTCACCACGGCCCGCTCAGGCAGCTTCACCGAGGCCGCCGACGCGCTGGGCATCTCGCGCTCGGCGGTGGGCAAGGCCATCGCCCGGCTGGAAGCGCGGCTGGGGGTGCGCCTGTTCCACCGCACCACGCGGCGCATCGCGCTGACCACCGATGGCGAGGCGTACTACGCATCGTGCGCGGCGGCGCTGGAAGAAATCTCCGCCGCCGAGGCCTGCCTGGGTTCGGCCGGCCTGCCCAGCGGGCGGCTGCGCATCGACATGCCATCCTCGTTCGGGCGCCTGGTGGTGCTGCCGGTGCTGTTGCGGCTGTGCCGGCAGTACCCGGACCTGCAGTTGACGATGACCTTCACCGATCATTTCGTCGATCCCGTCGAGGAAGGCATCGACCTGCTGATCCGCTTCGGCGGGCTGCACCAGGCCGAGCATCTGGTGGCGCGGCGGCTGGGGCGCCAGCGACTGGTCACCTGCGCATCGCCGGAGTACCTGCAGGCGCACGGCGTGCCGCGCACGGTGGAGGAACTGGCGCAGCACCGCAGCATTGTTGGCTTCCGCCACGGGCAACCGGTGTGGTGGCGGATCGGTAGCGAGGAGGACGAAGGGACATTCATCCCGAATGCGCCGTATCAACTCAATGACGGCGACGCGGTGATCGAGGCAGCCATCGCCGGGCTTGGTATCTGCCAGATGCCGGTTTCACTGGTACGCCGCCACCTGGATTCCGGCGCGTTGCGGTCGGTGCTGGATGCGCACATGCAACGGCACATCGATATCCACGCGCTGTGGCCACCGACGCGCCACCTGCGGCCGAAGGTGCGCTACGTGGTGGATGAGCTGACCCGGTTGGCGGGTGAGGGATTGTTCGATTGA
- a CDS encoding NAD(P)-dependent alcohol dehydrogenase — translation MSLARGYAAHSHTDPLVPFEFERRAVGPDDVRIEILYSGICHSDLHQARDDWGGSIYPMVPGHEIIGRVTEVGSNVTRFKVGDHAGVGCMVDSCRHCDACEHDLEQYCAEGATWTYNGRERESGAPTYGGYSDHVVVEQRFVVKVSDTLDLKAAAPLLCAGITTWSPLRHWKVGPGQKVGVIGLGGLGHMGVKFAKALGAHVVMITTTPEKGADAKRLGADEVLVSRDAAQMKAHAGSFDFLLNTIPVGHDTNPYMGLLKREATMCLVGVLTELDPPLTGGSVIFGRKHLTGSAIGGMAETQEMMDFCAEHGIVSDVEMIDIKNVNEAWERMAKNDVRYRFVIDMATMKNAA, via the coding sequence ATGTCCCTCGCCCGTGGTTACGCCGCCCACTCCCATACCGACCCGCTGGTGCCCTTCGAGTTCGAACGCCGCGCGGTCGGCCCGGACGATGTGCGCATCGAGATTCTCTACAGCGGCATCTGCCACTCCGACCTGCACCAGGCCCGCGACGACTGGGGTGGCTCGATCTACCCGATGGTGCCAGGCCACGAGATCATCGGCCGCGTGACCGAGGTCGGCAGCAACGTCACCCGCTTCAAGGTCGGCGACCACGCCGGCGTCGGCTGCATGGTCGACTCCTGCCGCCACTGCGATGCCTGCGAGCACGACCTGGAGCAGTACTGCGCAGAGGGCGCGACCTGGACCTACAACGGCCGTGAACGCGAAAGCGGCGCGCCGACCTACGGCGGCTATTCCGACCACGTGGTGGTCGAACAGCGCTTCGTGGTGAAGGTGTCCGACACCCTCGACCTGAAGGCCGCCGCGCCGCTGCTCTGCGCCGGCATCACCACCTGGTCGCCGCTGCGCCACTGGAAGGTCGGCCCGGGCCAGAAGGTCGGCGTGATCGGCCTCGGTGGCCTCGGCCACATGGGCGTGAAGTTCGCCAAGGCACTCGGCGCGCACGTGGTGATGATCACCACCACGCCGGAAAAGGGTGCCGACGCCAAGCGCCTGGGCGCCGATGAGGTGCTGGTCTCGCGCGATGCCGCGCAGATGAAGGCGCACGCGGGCAGCTTCGACTTCCTGCTCAACACCATCCCGGTCGGCCATGACACCAACCCGTACATGGGCCTGCTCAAGCGTGAAGCCACCATGTGCCTGGTCGGCGTGCTGACCGAACTGGACCCGCCGCTGACCGGTGGCAGCGTGATCTTCGGCCGCAAGCACCTGACCGGCTCGGCGATCGGCGGCATGGCTGAAACCCAGGAAATGATGGACTTCTGTGCCGAGCACGGCATCGTCAGCGATGTGGAGATGATCGACATCAAGAACGTCAACGAGGCCTGGGAACGCATGGCGAAGAACGATGTGCGCTACCGCTTCGTGATCGACATGGCGACGATGAAGAACGCCGCCTGA
- the frmR gene encoding formaldehyde-responsive transcriptional repressor FrmR encodes MPHSPEEKKKVLARVRRIRGQCDALDRALEAGADCGPVLQQIAAIRGAVNGLMSEVMEAHLREEFGQPAASDEQRAERVRDMSALIRSYLK; translated from the coding sequence ATGCCGCACTCCCCCGAAGAGAAGAAAAAGGTCCTGGCCCGCGTGCGCCGCATCCGCGGCCAGTGCGATGCGCTGGACCGCGCGCTGGAAGCCGGCGCCGACTGCGGGCCGGTGCTGCAGCAGATCGCCGCCATCCGTGGCGCGGTCAACGGCCTGATGTCCGAGGTGATGGAGGCTCATCTGCGCGAGGAGTTCGGGCAACCCGCAGCCTCCGATGAACAACGCGCCGAACGCGTGCGCGACATGAGCGCGTTGATCCGCTCGTACCTGAAATAA
- a CDS encoding LysR family transcriptional regulator, which yields MATDNLTHLAAFAAVARHRSFRRAGAELALSTSAVSYAIRALEERLGVGLFHRTTRSVALTEAGQRLLERLQPALGQVNDALEEMNQFRAAPAGLLRINATRAAVPTQLGPRLARFLHAHPDVRVELTENDGLVDIVAEGYDAGVRLHEFVPEDMVAVPMGPPLRGLIVGSPDYLRRRPAPQHPRDLAAHECIRFRFASGHLYKWQFERGGQALEIDVPGRLTLCEQGTVVRAVLDGIGLAYVLEDTARPYIESGQMVAVLEDWSEPFAGFALYYPKQRQMPGALRAFVDMLRE from the coding sequence ATGGCCACTGACAATCTCACCCACCTGGCCGCGTTCGCGGCGGTCGCCCGTCACCGCAGCTTCCGCCGTGCCGGCGCCGAGCTGGCGCTGTCGACCTCGGCGGTGAGCTATGCCATCCGCGCGCTGGAGGAACGGTTGGGCGTGGGCCTGTTCCATCGCACCACCCGCAGCGTGGCCCTGACCGAGGCCGGGCAGCGCCTGCTGGAACGCCTGCAGCCCGCGCTGGGCCAGGTGAATGACGCGCTGGAGGAGATGAACCAGTTCCGCGCCGCGCCGGCGGGCCTGCTGCGTATCAATGCTACCCGCGCCGCAGTGCCGACCCAGTTGGGGCCACGGCTGGCGCGCTTCCTGCACGCCCATCCCGACGTGCGGGTGGAGCTGACCGAGAACGATGGCCTGGTCGATATCGTTGCCGAAGGCTACGACGCCGGCGTGCGCCTGCACGAGTTCGTACCCGAGGACATGGTGGCGGTGCCGATGGGCCCACCGCTGCGTGGCTTGATTGTCGGCTCGCCGGACTACCTGCGGCGGCGCCCGGCGCCACAGCATCCGCGCGACCTGGCCGCACACGAATGCATCCGCTTCCGCTTCGCCAGCGGGCATCTGTACAAGTGGCAGTTCGAGCGCGGTGGGCAGGCGCTGGAGATCGATGTACCGGGGCGGCTGACGCTGTGCGAGCAGGGCACCGTGGTCAGAGCGGTACTCGATGGCATCGGCCTGGCCTATGTGCTGGAAGACACCGCCCGCCCGTACATCGAATCCGGCCAGATGGTGGCAGTGCTGGAAGACTGGAGCGAACCGTTCGCCGGCTTCGCGCTGTACTACCCGAAGCAGCGGCAGATGCCCGGTGCGTTGCGCGCGTTCGTGGACATGCTGCGCGAGTGA
- a CDS encoding SMI1/KNR4 family protein: MSALSGIEQATGQSFPPLFKQLHAADRLSWGAPHPEWSEVIFPTLQADPPVLLYAQDYEPLEDDELLEAWQELTAEDHYNPLRTDLQLLPFARTGGGDSYCFWSNAPGFAEPPVVLVWHDDDRADVLTASYQDFLFRKMVEAVADYQGPYTLLSHGELASNLRRWLQSHQPFLRDDQYAALQRLFARVDDIAEGNISDEDAQAIVAEVIGFERLDESFAYVREDA; encoded by the coding sequence ATGAGCGCGCTATCCGGCATCGAACAGGCCACCGGCCAGTCCTTCCCGCCCCTGTTCAAGCAGCTGCACGCAGCGGATCGGTTGAGTTGGGGTGCTCCCCATCCGGAATGGTCCGAGGTGATATTTCCGACGCTGCAGGCGGATCCGCCGGTGCTGCTGTATGCCCAGGACTATGAGCCCCTGGAGGACGATGAGCTGCTCGAGGCGTGGCAGGAGCTGACTGCGGAGGATCATTACAATCCCCTGCGCACTGACCTGCAGTTGCTGCCCTTCGCGCGGACCGGCGGCGGCGACAGCTACTGCTTCTGGAGCAACGCGCCCGGCTTTGCCGAGCCCCCCGTCGTGCTGGTGTGGCATGACGATGATCGTGCCGATGTGCTGACGGCCAGCTATCAGGATTTCCTTTTCCGCAAGATGGTCGAAGCCGTTGCTGACTACCAGGGGCCGTACACGCTGCTGTCGCACGGCGAGCTGGCCAGCAACCTGCGGCGGTGGCTGCAGAGCCACCAGCCGTTCCTGCGCGATGACCAGTACGCAGCCCTGCAGCGGCTGTTCGCCCGCGTTGACGATATCGCTGAAGGAAACATCAGCGACGAGGATGCACAGGCCATCGTCGCTGAGGTGATCGGCTTCGAGCGGTTGGACGAGTCGTTCGCCTACGTGCGCGAGGACGCCTGA
- a CDS encoding S-(hydroxymethyl)glutathione dehydrogenase/class III alcohol dehydrogenase — translation MKSRAAVAFGPGQPLQIVEIDVAPPKAGEVLVKITHTGVCHTDAFTLSGDDPEGLFPVVLGHEGAGIVVEVGEGVTSVKPGDHVIPLYTAECGECLFCKSGKTNLCVAVRATQGKGVMPDGTSRFSYNGEPLYHYMGCSTFSEYTVVAEVSLAKINPDANPEHVCLLGCGVTTGIGAVHNTAKVQEGDSVAVFGLGGIGLAVIQGARQAKAGRIIAVDTNPSKFELAREFGATDCINPKDFDKPIQQVIVEMTTWGVDHSFECIGNVNVMRAALECAHRGWGQSVVIGVAGSGQEISTRPFQLVTGRKWMGTAFGGVKGRSQLPGMVEDAMKGDIELAPFVTHTMDLDKINDAFDLMHEGKSIRSVVHY, via the coding sequence ATGAAATCCCGTGCCGCCGTCGCCTTTGGTCCCGGCCAGCCGCTGCAGATCGTCGAGATCGACGTCGCCCCGCCGAAGGCAGGCGAGGTGCTGGTGAAGATCACCCATACCGGTGTCTGCCACACCGATGCGTTCACCCTGTCCGGCGATGACCCGGAAGGCCTGTTCCCGGTGGTGCTGGGCCATGAAGGTGCCGGCATCGTGGTGGAGGTCGGCGAGGGTGTGACCAGCGTCAAGCCCGGCGACCACGTGATTCCGCTGTACACCGCCGAGTGCGGCGAGTGCCTGTTCTGCAAGAGCGGCAAGACCAACCTGTGCGTGGCCGTGCGCGCCACCCAAGGCAAGGGTGTGATGCCCGATGGCACCAGCCGCTTCAGCTACAACGGTGAGCCGCTGTACCACTACATGGGTTGCTCGACCTTCAGCGAGTACACCGTCGTTGCCGAAGTCTCGCTGGCGAAGATCAACCCGGACGCCAACCCGGAACATGTCTGCCTGCTCGGCTGCGGCGTCACCACCGGCATCGGCGCGGTACACAACACCGCCAAGGTGCAGGAAGGCGACAGCGTGGCCGTGTTCGGCCTCGGTGGCATCGGCCTGGCGGTGATCCAGGGTGCACGCCAGGCCAAGGCCGGCCGCATCATCGCGGTGGACACCAACCCGTCCAAGTTCGAGCTGGCGCGCGAATTCGGTGCCACCGACTGCATCAATCCGAAGGATTTCGACAAGCCGATCCAGCAGGTCATCGTTGAAATGACCACCTGGGGCGTGGACCACAGCTTCGAGTGCATCGGCAACGTCAACGTGATGCGCGCGGCGCTGGAATGCGCGCACCGTGGCTGGGGCCAGAGCGTGGTGATCGGCGTGGCCGGTTCGGGCCAGGAGATCTCCACCCGTCCGTTCCAGCTGGTGACCGGGCGCAAGTGGATGGGCACCGCCTTCGGCGGCGTGAAGGGCCGCAGCCAGCTGCCGGGCATGGTCGAGGATGCGATGAAGGGCGATATCGAACTGGCCCCGTTCGTCACCCACACCATGGACCTGGACAAGATCAACGACGCCTTCGACCTGATGCATGAAGGCAAGTCGATCCGTTCGGTGGTCCACTACTGA
- a CDS encoding glutamate--cysteine ligase, whose translation MSSPSHVADTPITDRSQLVEVIASGEKPRAQWRIGTEHEKFGFRLDDLRPPTFEGERGIEALLNGLVRFGWEPVQENGNTIALLRDGASVTLEPAGQLELSGAALETIHQTCVETGTHLNEVAQVAGELQLGFLGMGFQPKWKRDEMPWMPKGRYKIMRSYMPKVGSLGLDMMTRTCTVQVNLDYATEADMVKKFRVSLALQPIATALFADSPFTEGNPNGYLSYRSHIWTDTDAARTGMLDFVFEDGFGYERYVDYLLDVPMYFSYRDGIYHDASGQSFRDFMQGKLPVLPGALPTLRDWSDHMTTAFPEVRLKKYLEMRGADGGPWSRLCALPAFWVGLLYDDTALDAAWDLVRDFTLAERHALRDGVPKHAMSLPFRNGTVRDLAREAVKISVEGLKRRAARNADGQDESKFLDVLQEIVESGLTPAERKLALFHGRWHGDVDPVFREFAY comes from the coding sequence TTGTCGAGCCCCAGCCACGTCGCCGATACCCCCATTACCGACCGCTCGCAGCTGGTGGAGGTGATCGCCTCCGGCGAGAAGCCCCGCGCGCAGTGGCGCATCGGCACCGAGCACGAGAAGTTCGGGTTCCGCCTGGATGACCTGCGCCCGCCGACCTTCGAAGGCGAGCGCGGCATCGAAGCGCTGCTCAACGGCCTGGTCCGCTTCGGCTGGGAGCCGGTGCAGGAGAACGGCAACACCATCGCCCTGCTGCGCGATGGCGCCTCGGTGACGCTGGAACCGGCCGGCCAGCTGGAACTGTCCGGCGCGGCGCTGGAGACCATCCACCAGACCTGCGTGGAGACCGGCACCCACCTCAACGAAGTGGCACAGGTGGCCGGCGAACTGCAGCTGGGTTTCCTCGGCATGGGCTTCCAGCCGAAGTGGAAGCGCGACGAGATGCCCTGGATGCCCAAGGGCCGCTACAAGATCATGCGTTCGTACATGCCCAAGGTCGGTTCGCTCGGCCTGGACATGATGACCCGCACCTGCACGGTACAGGTGAACCTGGACTACGCGACCGAAGCGGACATGGTGAAGAAGTTCCGCGTATCGCTGGCGCTGCAGCCGATCGCCACCGCGCTGTTCGCCGATTCGCCGTTCACCGAAGGCAACCCGAACGGCTACCTGAGCTACCGCTCGCACATCTGGACCGACACCGACGCCGCTCGCACCGGCATGCTCGACTTCGTGTTCGAGGACGGCTTCGGTTACGAGCGCTATGTCGATTACCTGCTCGACGTGCCGATGTACTTCTCCTACCGGGATGGCATCTACCACGACGCCAGCGGGCAGAGCTTCCGCGATTTCATGCAGGGCAAGCTGCCGGTGCTGCCGGGTGCACTGCCGACGCTGCGCGACTGGTCGGACCACATGACCACTGCGTTCCCGGAAGTGCGCCTGAAGAAGTACCTGGAAATGCGCGGCGCCGATGGTGGTCCGTGGAGCCGCCTGTGTGCGCTGCCGGCGTTCTGGGTCGGGCTGCTGTACGACGACACCGCACTGGATGCCGCCTGGGACCTGGTGCGTGACTTCACCCTGGCCGAGCGTCATGCACTGCGCGACGGTGTGCCGAAGCATGCGATGAGCCTGCCGTTCCGCAATGGCACGGTGCGCGACCTGGCCCGCGAAGCCGTGAAGATTTCCGTCGAAGGCCTCAAGCGCCGCGCGGCGCGCAATGCCGACGGCCAGGACGAGAGCAAGTTCCTGGACGTGCTGCAGGAGATCGTCGAATCCGGGCTGACCCCGGCCGAGCGCAAGCTGGCGCTGTTCCATGGCCGCTGGCACGGCGACGTCGATCCGGTGTTCCGCGAATTCGCGTACTGA
- the fghA gene encoding S-formylglutathione hydrolase, with protein MERIEHRACFGGWQDVYRHHSTTLGCDMQFAVYLPPQAETQKLPVLYWLSGLTCTEQNFITKAGAQRYAAEHGVIIVAPDTSPRGDDVADAEGYDLGKGAGFYLNATRAPWAKHYRMHDYVAQELPALIEANFAVTDARAISGHSMGGHGALVIALRNPGRYRSVSAFSPIVAPSHVPWGQKAFHAYLGDNPADWAQWDACELIAMAGERLPLLVDQGEADEFLQTQLQPQRLQQACDAAGHPLTLRLQPGYDHSYYFIASFIGEHIAHHARALQG; from the coding sequence ATGGAACGCATTGAACACCGCGCCTGTTTCGGCGGCTGGCAGGACGTCTACCGCCATCATTCGACCACGCTGGGCTGCGACATGCAGTTCGCCGTGTACCTGCCACCGCAGGCGGAAACACAGAAGCTGCCGGTGCTGTACTGGCTGAGCGGCCTGACCTGCACCGAGCAGAACTTCATCACCAAGGCCGGCGCGCAGCGTTATGCGGCCGAGCACGGTGTGATCATCGTCGCGCCCGACACCAGCCCGCGCGGTGATGACGTGGCCGATGCCGAGGGCTACGACCTGGGCAAGGGGGCAGGGTTCTACCTCAATGCCACCCGCGCACCGTGGGCGAAGCACTACCGCATGCATGACTACGTGGCGCAGGAGCTGCCGGCGCTGATCGAGGCGAACTTCGCGGTGACCGACGCGCGCGCGATCAGTGGCCATTCGATGGGCGGCCATGGCGCGCTGGTGATCGCGCTGCGCAACCCCGGGCGCTATCGCAGCGTGTCGGCGTTTTCGCCGATCGTCGCGCCCAGCCACGTGCCGTGGGGGCAGAAGGCCTTCCATGCCTATCTGGGCGACAACCCGGCCGACTGGGCGCAATGGGATGCCTGCGAGCTGATCGCTATGGCTGGCGAGCGCCTGCCGCTGCTGGTCGACCAGGGCGAGGCGGACGAGTTCCTGCAGACCCAGCTGCAGCCGCAGCGCCTGCAGCAGGCCTGCGATGCCGCCGGCCATCCGCTGACCCTGCGCCTGCAGCCCGGCTACGACCACAGCTACTACTTCATCGCCAGCTTCATCGGCGAGCACATCGCCCACCACGCCCGCGCCCTGCAGGGCTGA